A stretch of the Chengkuizengella sediminis genome encodes the following:
- the tuf gene encoding elongation factor Tu, whose product MGKAKFERNKPHLNVGTIGHVDHGKTTLTAAITTVLTKTYGGGEARAFDQIDNAPEERERGITIATSHVEYESEARHYAHVDCPGHADYVKNMITGAAQMDGAILVVSAADGPMPQTREHILLSRQVGVPYIVVFMNKCDMVEDEELLELVEMEIRDLLNEYEFPGDDTPIVQGSALKALEDPDGEYGQKIIELFKIIDEYVPEPERQTDKPFLMPVEDVFSITGRGTVATGRVERGTVTVGEEIEIVGIEEETKKTTVTGVEMFRKLLDSAQAGDNIGALLRGVDRTDIVRGQVLAKPGSVNPHTKFSAQVYVLTKEEGGRHKPFFTGYRPQFYFRTTDVTGIIELPEGTEMVMPGDNITVTVELINPIAIEEGTRFAIREGGRTVGAGAVATIEK is encoded by the coding sequence ATGGGAAAAGCTAAATTTGAACGTAATAAACCACATTTAAACGTTGGTACTATCGGTCACGTTGACCATGGTAAAACAACTTTAACAGCAGCAATCACTACTGTATTAACTAAAACATACGGTGGAGGAGAAGCTCGTGCTTTTGATCAAATCGATAATGCACCTGAGGAAAGAGAACGCGGTATCACAATCGCAACTTCTCACGTTGAGTATGAATCTGAAGCTCGTCACTATGCCCACGTAGATTGTCCTGGACATGCTGACTATGTTAAAAACATGATTACTGGAGCAGCACAAATGGATGGAGCGATTCTTGTTGTATCTGCAGCAGACGGTCCAATGCCACAAACTCGTGAGCACATCTTACTTTCACGTCAGGTTGGCGTACCTTACATTGTAGTATTCATGAACAAATGTGATATGGTTGAAGATGAAGAGTTATTAGAATTAGTAGAGATGGAAATTCGTGATCTATTAAACGAATACGAATTCCCTGGTGACGATACTCCAATCGTTCAAGGATCTGCATTAAAAGCTTTAGAAGATCCAGATGGTGAGTACGGACAAAAAATCATTGAATTATTTAAAATCATCGACGAGTATGTTCCAGAACCTGAACGTCAAACTGACAAACCTTTCTTAATGCCTGTTGAGGATGTATTCTCAATTACAGGTCGTGGTACAGTTGCTACTGGTCGTGTTGAGCGTGGTACTGTAACTGTAGGTGAAGAAATTGAAATCGTAGGTATCGAAGAAGAAACTAAGAAAACTACGGTTACTGGTGTTGAAATGTTTAGAAAACTTCTTGACTCAGCTCAAGCAGGTGACAATATTGGAGCATTGCTTCGTGGTGTTGATCGTACTGACATCGTTCGTGGTCAAGTATTAGCTAAACCAGGGTCAGTTAACCCACATACAAAATTTAGTGCTCAAGTTTACGTTTTAACTAAAGAAGAAGGTGGACGTCATAAGCCATTCTTTACTGGATACCGTCCTCAATTCTACTTCCGTACAACTGACGTAACTGGTATCATCGAACTTCCAGAAGGTACTGAAATGGTTATGCCTGGTGACAACATCACTGTAACAGTTGAACTAATCAACCCAATCGCAATAGAAGAAGGTACTCGCTTCGCGATTCGTGAGGGTGGACGTACAGTTGGTGCTGGTGCGGTAGCAACTATCGAAAAATAA
- the rpsJ gene encoding 30S ribosomal protein S10, which translates to MAKQKIRIRLKAYDHRVLDQSAEKIVETAKRSGASVSGPIPLPTEKQIVTVLRAVHKYKDSREQFEMRTHKRLIDIVNPTPQTVDALMRLDLPSGVDIEIKL; encoded by the coding sequence ATGGCAAAGCAAAAGATTAGAATTCGATTAAAGGCGTATGATCATAGAGTGTTAGATCAATCTGCTGAAAAAATTGTTGAAACAGCTAAACGTTCTGGTGCAAGTGTTTCTGGTCCGATACCGTTACCTACTGAAAAACAAATAGTAACGGTTTTAAGAGCGGTACACAAATACAAAGATTCTAGAGAACAATTTGAAATGCGTACACATAAACGTCTGATCGATATTGTGAATCCAACGCCGCAAACAGTTGATGCTCTTATGCGTCTGGATTTGCCATCCGGTGTGGATATTGAA